From the Lathyrus oleraceus cultivar Zhongwan6 chromosome 4, CAAS_Psat_ZW6_1.0, whole genome shotgun sequence genome, one window contains:
- the LOC127074220 gene encoding uncharacterized protein LOC127074220, which yields MKNGKRRSSSKIDVPAAKKTAYNLRARGQRVSYAELSDYEIELQMSFDDERENDNKQVDSTSLQSSKANSAAESSKANSAAESSKANSTAESSTAGAEKTIKTEMVEFNTNLDAGLGKSNMPSGNSTSCPPAAINNNSGEDNVAEGSAVQCDVQIDHEPPRESLIPDLNLMPKEEDEY from the exons ATGAAAAACGGAAAGCGAAGATCTAGTTCCAAAATTGATG TGCCGGCTGCCAAGAAGACTGCCTACAATCTGAGGGCTCGCGGTCAAAGAGTAAGCTATGCAGAATTAAGCGATTATGAAATTGAATTGCAGATGAGTTTTGACGATGAAAGAGAAAATGATAATAAGCAGGTAGACTCAACAAGTTTGCAGAGCTCAAAAGCAAATTCAGCTGCTGAGAGCTCAAAAGCAAATTCAGCTGCTGAGAGCTCAAAAGCAAATTCTACTGCTGAGAGCTCAACTGCAGGAGCTGAAAAAACAATCAAGACTGAAATGGTGGAATTTAATACAAATTTGGATGCAGGACTAGGAAAAAGTAACATGCCAAGTGGAAATTCAACATCATGCCCACCTGCAGCAATAAACAACAACTCAGGTGAGGATAATGTTGCAGAGGGGAGCGCTGTTCAATGCGATGTTCAGATTGACCATGAGCCACCAAGGGAGAGCCTAATTCCAGACTTGAATTTGATGCCGAAAGAGGAAGATGAGTATTAG
- the LOC127136460 gene encoding uncharacterized protein LOC127136460 yields MVVSTTTYNSVKMQWHCENYSLSVNGKVFQIDLICFPLKKIDVVLGMDWISACVIGYKEKVIFIPTNEATPNDVITTLLGGTISIVNLLFEREKSTLLILTKESSEDMNVMQVIIVYNFPEVFPENVTSLPPGRELEFSIDHVPGTATITVAPCRMSLVKLREMKNQLKELLDKNFVRPSVPGEYEGWLDFLCIDCRQLKKVTIKNKYPLP; encoded by the coding sequence ATGGTGGTTTCTACTACTACATATAATAGTGTTAAGATGCAGTGGCATTGTGAAAACTATTCACTATCTGTGAATGGCAAAGTCTTCCAAATTGATCTTATATGCTTTCCGCTTAAGAAGATTGATGTGGTGTTGGGTATGGATTGGATTTCTGCTTGTGTAATTGGTTACAAGGAAAAGGTAATCTTTATTCCAACCAATGAAGCCACTCCAAATGATGTGATAACCACTCTATTAGGGGGTACGATTAGCATAGTCAATTTATTATTCGAGCGCGAAAAGTCTACTCTCTTAATTCTCACCAAGGAATCAAGCGAGGATATGAATGTTATGCAAGTTATTATAGTATATAATTTTCCAGAAGTTTTTCCTGAGAATGTCACTTCTCTTCCTCCAGGAAGGGAATTGGAATTCTCTATTGATCATGTACCAGGAACTGCCACAATCACTGTCGCCCCTTGTCGTATGTCACTAGTTAAACTTAGAGAAATGAAGAACCAATTAAAAGAATTGTTGGATAAGAATTTTGTTCGTCCGAGTGTACCAGGTGAATACGAAGGATGGTTGGATTTCTTATGTATTGACTGTCGTCAGTTGAAAAAGGTTACCATCAAGAATAAATATCCCTTACCTTGA